The proteins below come from a single Zea mays cultivar B73 chromosome 8, Zm-B73-REFERENCE-NAM-5.0, whole genome shotgun sequence genomic window:
- the LOC100191158 gene encoding uncharacterized protein LOC100191158: MEMFFGSFLSESVSPQNLFGHPDVEKCPFLRNINGATTFSLASALPVAAQGGKGPIFEEGSGFESAFKLFHGRDGIVPLSERSYVSDENHNESIDVRTEPALPFNPLAARAATISLSAFGPFGFGFFNGKGKRQNKKPNNLDQSHQKPKTPDQSSMKQKGVNPPSHEAFSDEWLENGQCPLARSYRAMSGVLPLVAKALQPPAGMKLKCPPAVVAVRAALARTALVKSLRPQPLPSKMVAIALLGMAANIPLGVWREHTKKFSPQWFAAVHAAVPFIAMLRKSVVMPRTAMAFTIAASIVGQTIGSRAERIRLRNQAANGTGDSSTHTAMYPNKNGHCSDTEGKAWDPLATKITGSTARGSPAPTPSVCF; this comes from the exons ATGGAAATGTTTTTTGGCAGCTTTCTCAGTGAATCAGTATCACCGCAGAACCTTTTCGGACACCCGGATGTTGAGAAATGCCCATTCCTGAGGAATATCAATGGAGCTACAACCTTTTCCCTCGCTTCTGCTTTGCCAGTAGCT GCTCAAGGAGGCAAGGGTCCAATTTTTGAGGAAGGGTCAGGCTTTGAGTCTGCATTCAAGCTTTTCCATGGCCGAGATGGAATAGTTCCCCTTTCAGAAAGATCATATGTATCTGATGAAAACCACAATGAGAGCATTGATGTCAGGACTGAACCTGCTCTGCCGTTTAATCCATTGGCTGCTAGAGCAGCCACAATAAGTCTATCAGCATTTGGACCATTTGGTTTTGGCTTTTTCAACGGCAAGGGCAAAAGGCAGAACAAGAAACCCAACAATCTAGATCAGTCCCaccagaagcccaagacaccagatcaGTCTTCCATGAAA CAAAAAGGAGTCAACCCACCATCACATGAGGCATTCAGCGATGAGTGGTTGGAAAATGGCCAGTGCCCACTTGCGCGGTCTTACCGGGCAATGAGTGGTGTTTTGCCCCTCGTTGCCAAGGCCTTACAGCCACCAGCTGGTATGAAGCTGAAGTGCCCACCTGCTGTGGTTGCTGTCCGAGCTGCCCTTGCGCGAACTGCGCTTGTGAAATCCCTCCGACCACAGCCCCTGCCCTCAAAGATGGTAGCCATTGCACTACTGGGGATGGCAGCAAACATCCCTCTTGGGGTGTGGCGGGAGCACACCAAGAAGTTCTCTCCTCAGTGGTTTGCAGCTGTCCATGCCGCTGTTCCGTTCATTGCAATGCTGAGGAAGTCTGTTGTGATGCCCAGGACTGCGATGGCATTCACCATAGCAGCCTCCATTGTTGGCCAGACAATTGGGTCAAGGGCTGAGCGCATCCGTCTAAGGAATCAGGCGGCAAATGGTACTGGTGATTCTTCAACGCACACTGCTATGTATCCAAACAAGAATGGGCATTGCAGCGACACTGAAGGCAAGGCATGGGACCCTCTTGCGACGAAGATAACAGGCTCAACTGCTAGGGGTTCTCCTGCACCAACCCCAAGCGTGTGCTTCTGA